CACGCTCCCCTGGTGGTTCCCGCTGGTGAAGCCGATCAGGGTGCCGCCGCCCTGTTTGCGCATCACTGCGGACGCCGCCCGGAAGACCGTGAACGTGCCCTTCAGGTGCGTTGCGACGACCGGGTCCCACTCCTCCTCGGACATGTTGAAGAGCATCCGCTCGCGCAGGATCCCGGCCACGCACACGACCCCGTCGATCCGGCCGTACTCCGCGAGCGCGACGTCCACGATCCGCCGGCCGCCGGCCATCGTCGAGATGTCGTCGGCCACGGCGACCGCTTCGCCGCCGGCCACGACGATCTCCTTGACGACCGCCGACGCAATCTCGGACGTCGGCTCGCCGCCCTCGATCGAGACGCCGTAGTCGTTGACGACGACCCGCGCACCCTCCGCCGCCGCGGCCAGCGCCACCGCGCGTCCGATGCCACGCCCCGCTCCCGTCACGGCGACGACCTTGCCTGCCAAGAAGTTCCCCACGCCCGGCCCCTTCCCGCGGTTTCTGACGGACCGTTAGATTCTACGGTCAGTCAGATACTCGAGCACAAGCCCCAGGAG
The Streptomyces lunaelactis genome window above contains:
- a CDS encoding SDR family oxidoreductase, with the translated sequence MGNFLAGKVVAVTGAGRGIGRAVALAAAAEGARVVVNDYGVSIEGGEPTSEIASAVVKEIVVAGGEAVAVADDISTMAGGRRIVDVALAEYGRIDGVVCVAGILRERMLFNMSEEEWDPVVATHLKGTFTVFRAASAVMRKQGGGTLIGFTSGNHQGSVAQANYSAAKGGIISLVRSAALGLHKYGVTANAVAPVARTRMSANVPMELKEIGEPEDVAALVVYLLSDRARKERITGQVYTIAGPKIAVWAQPRELRAGYAEGGWTPERIADFLPGTVGVDPMPMLAQLEEMARAASSGARPNG